A window of the Bacillus sp. A301a_S52 genome harbors these coding sequences:
- a CDS encoding NAD(P)/FAD-dependent oxidoreductase, whose protein sequence is MSEQKDIFDITIIGGGPVGLFTAFYSGLRQAKVKIIEAMPQLGGQLSALYPEKYIYDVAGFPKVRAQELVDKLEEQAKQFNPTIVLEQAVENVEKGDDNIFTLTTDKETHYTKTVIITAGVGAFKPRRLEIDGAEQFEGKNLHYFVSDLTKFAGDRVVLAGGGDSAVDWTLMLEDIAEEVTIVHRRDKFRAHEHSVEQLRNSEKITVRTPYVISELHHDGDRIVAVTLKEKTGDATHKIDIDTLIVNYGFVSNLGPIKNWGLNIEKNSIVVNSNMETNIEGIYACGDIATYEGKVKLIACGFGEAPTAVNRAKVYVDPSASAIAGHSSSLF, encoded by the coding sequence TTGTCAGAACAAAAAGATATATTTGACATTACGATAATTGGCGGTGGACCCGTTGGATTATTCACTGCTTTTTACAGCGGTTTAAGACAAGCAAAAGTTAAAATTATTGAAGCGATGCCCCAGCTCGGTGGGCAATTATCAGCACTTTATCCTGAAAAATACATATATGATGTTGCTGGTTTTCCTAAAGTACGTGCTCAAGAGCTAGTAGATAAACTTGAAGAACAAGCTAAGCAGTTTAATCCTACTATTGTTCTTGAACAGGCAGTTGAAAATGTAGAAAAAGGTGACGATAACATTTTCACGCTTACGACTGATAAAGAAACTCATTATACAAAAACAGTTATTATTACTGCTGGTGTGGGGGCTTTTAAACCTCGCAGACTTGAAATTGATGGTGCCGAACAATTTGAAGGCAAAAACCTTCATTATTTCGTAAGTGACTTAACAAAATTTGCTGGTGACCGAGTTGTTCTAGCTGGTGGTGGTGATTCTGCTGTCGACTGGACGCTAATGCTAGAAGATATTGCTGAGGAAGTAACCATCGTTCATCGCCGCGACAAATTCCGCGCCCATGAGCATAGTGTAGAGCAATTGAGAAATTCAGAAAAGATCACTGTCCGTACCCCTTATGTCATTAGTGAACTTCATCACGATGGTGATCGCATTGTGGCAGTCACTCTTAAGGAAAAAACGGGGGACGCTACCCATAAGATTGATATTGATACTCTCATCGTTAACTACGGCTTTGTATCTAACCTTGGCCCCATTAAAAACTGGGGATTGAACATCGAGAAAAATTCAATTGTTGTTAACTCGAATATGGAAACAAACATCGAAGGTATTTATGCGTGTGGAGACATCGCTACTTATGAAGGAAAAGTGAAACTCATCGCGTGTGGCTTCGGGGAAGCGCCAACTGCTGTTAACCGTGCAAAAGTCTACGTAGATCCTTCTGCTAGTGCCATAGCAGGACATAGTTCAAGTTTATTCTAG
- a CDS encoding iron-sulfur cluster assembly accessory protein has protein sequence MLTITEAAVGQVKTMMADDDDAKYLRIGVQGGGCSGLSYVMGFDTEINEEDKHLEIEGLEVVVEKENISMLEGVKIDYKQNMMGGGFTIDNPNAIANCGCGSSFRTATNEGTPEEC, from the coding sequence ATGTTAACAATAACGGAAGCAGCTGTAGGTCAAGTGAAAACCATGATGGCTGATGATGACGATGCGAAATACCTCAGGATCGGAGTTCAAGGTGGAGGTTGCAGTGGGTTATCATATGTCATGGGATTCGATACAGAAATTAATGAAGAAGATAAACACCTTGAAATTGAAGGGTTAGAAGTTGTCGTTGAAAAAGAAAATATTTCTATGCTTGAAGGGGTAAAAATTGATTATAAACAAAACATGATGGGCGGCGGATTTACAATCGATAACCCTAATGCCATCGCCAACTGTGGATGTGGTTCTTCATTTAGAACAGCTACAAATGAAGGGACACCTGAAGAGTGCTAA
- the mqnE gene encoding aminofutalosine synthase MqnE, translating into MSTILLDHDLEDIKQKVLHGERLTIEDGLKLYDTADFLTVAQLANQVNEKKNGKNVYFIENMYINPTNVCEASCSFCGFKRKPGEDGAYTMDEEALLKYVEDRWNDNIQEFHIVGGHNTDVPFDYYLNTVRTLKKHYPQCTVKAYTGAEIEFFARHAGLSMREVMQELIKAGLDTLPGGGAEILTERYREKMSPDKASTYEWLEAHEIAHDLGLKTHATMLYGSIESKEERLIHMDRLRQLQDKTNGFMVFIPLAMQPRSVNAGLKRRTSAYDDLRTIAISRLMLDNFDHIKAYWINIGPQLTQMALTFGSSDIHGTLIEERISHSAGALTSQSLTRQELVHLIKGANKKPVERDTFYNIIKEY; encoded by the coding sequence ATGAGTACGATCTTACTGGATCACGACCTTGAAGACATTAAACAAAAAGTACTGCATGGGGAACGATTAACAATAGAAGATGGCTTGAAGCTATATGACACAGCTGATTTCTTAACTGTGGCTCAATTAGCTAACCAAGTAAACGAAAAAAAGAATGGAAAGAATGTTTATTTCATCGAAAACATGTATATTAATCCAACCAATGTTTGTGAAGCTAGCTGTAGTTTTTGTGGGTTTAAACGTAAACCCGGTGAAGATGGCGCTTATACAATGGATGAAGAGGCATTATTAAAGTATGTTGAAGATCGATGGAATGACAATATTCAAGAATTCCATATTGTTGGTGGACATAACACGGATGTACCGTTTGACTATTATTTAAACACAGTACGTACTTTGAAAAAGCATTATCCACAATGTACGGTGAAGGCTTACACGGGGGCTGAAATAGAATTTTTTGCCCGTCATGCTGGTTTAAGCATGAGAGAAGTTATGCAGGAACTTATTAAAGCAGGACTTGACACCTTACCGGGTGGTGGTGCTGAAATCTTAACTGAACGCTATCGAGAAAAAATGAGCCCAGACAAAGCATCTACGTATGAGTGGTTGGAAGCTCATGAAATCGCACATGATTTAGGTTTAAAAACACATGCTACTATGCTCTATGGTTCCATTGAATCTAAAGAGGAACGATTAATTCACATGGATAGACTCAGACAATTGCAGGATAAGACAAATGGGTTTATGGTATTTATTCCACTAGCTATGCAGCCTCGTAGTGTCAATGCTGGATTAAAGCGGAGAACATCAGCATATGATGATTTACGTACAATTGCTATTAGCCGACTGATGCTCGATAACTTTGACCATATTAAAGCTTATTGGATCAATATTGGTCCCCAATTAACTCAAATGGCGCTGACGTTCGGTAGCTCTGATATTCATGGAACATTAATAGAAGAACGTATTTCCCACTCAGCTGGTGCTTTAACATCACAAAGCCTCACACGTCAGGAACTCGTTCACCTTATCAAAGGGGCTAATAAAAAGCCTGTTGAACGTGATACATTTTACAACATTATTAAGGAGTATTGA
- a CDS encoding YuzB family protein, producing MKPIIEFCISNLASGSQKVKEELEKDPDLDVIEYGCLSFCGQCARSRFALVNGEVVTGNTNDELLANIYQFLDDNPMF from the coding sequence ATGAAGCCGATTATAGAATTTTGTATAAGTAATCTTGCTAGTGGTTCCCAAAAAGTGAAAGAAGAGCTGGAGAAAGACCCTGATCTTGATGTCATTGAATATGGATGTCTTAGTTTCTGTGGTCAGTGTGCACGTAGCCGATTTGCCCTCGTTAATGGTGAAGTGGTAACAGGGAATACAAACGACGAGCTCCTTGCGAACATTTACCAATTTTTAGACGATAATCCGATGTTTTAA
- a CDS encoding NAD(P)/FAD-dependent oxidoreductase gives MRNILILGGGYGGLRVIQKLLNEQNVKDVSITLIEKEAYHSLKTEFYALAAGTVADRHLRLSFPNDVRLQLLFETVNHIHLDENKVETVSGRYFSYDDLIIGLGCEDKHHGVPGAEENSLSIQSMRRARKTYQVLHSVKPNGRVCIVGGGLSGVELASELRESRPDLDIRLFDRGENILSMFPAKLYNYVTDWLVNNGVTIVNRANITKVERHVLYNHDDPIEADAIIWTAGIQASKIVRELDVEKDYMGRLHTTKYHHLHDYPNVFVIGDCAASDHAPSAQLAEAQAERVAMLLNKKWNNEPYPEEMPKIKLKGVLGSLGKKHGFGLMGEKSLTGRVPRVLKSGVLWMYKHHSG, from the coding sequence GTGCGCAACATACTTATTTTAGGTGGGGGTTACGGTGGTCTTCGGGTCATACAAAAACTTTTAAACGAGCAGAATGTCAAAGATGTGTCGATTACCTTAATTGAAAAAGAAGCGTATCACAGTCTAAAAACAGAATTTTATGCTCTTGCAGCAGGTACGGTTGCTGATCGCCATTTACGGCTATCATTTCCAAATGATGTGCGTCTTCAACTGCTTTTTGAAACAGTCAACCATATCCACTTAGACGAAAATAAGGTAGAAACGGTATCTGGACGATACTTCAGCTATGATGATTTAATCATAGGCCTCGGTTGTGAAGATAAACATCATGGTGTACCAGGTGCAGAAGAAAACTCTTTAAGTATCCAAAGCATGAGACGTGCTCGTAAAACCTATCAAGTGCTCCATAGTGTGAAACCAAATGGAAGAGTTTGTATTGTCGGTGGTGGATTAAGCGGTGTGGAATTAGCTAGTGAGCTACGAGAAAGTAGACCTGACTTAGATATTAGACTCTTTGATCGAGGGGAAAATATTTTATCTATGTTTCCCGCAAAGCTGTATAATTATGTAACAGACTGGTTAGTTAATAATGGTGTGACCATCGTTAATAGAGCAAATATAACAAAGGTGGAACGCCATGTTCTTTATAATCATGACGACCCGATAGAAGCCGATGCGATTATATGGACAGCAGGTATCCAAGCAAGCAAAATCGTGAGAGAACTAGACGTAGAAAAAGACTATATGGGAAGGCTCCACACGACAAAGTACCATCATTTGCACGATTATCCAAATGTCTTTGTTATTGGTGACTGTGCGGCATCCGATCATGCACCTAGTGCTCAGCTAGCAGAAGCCCAAGCAGAACGTGTCGCTATGTTATTAAACAAAAAATGGAATAACGAACCTTATCCAGAGGAAATGCCAAAAATTAAGCTAAAAGGGGTCCTTGGTTCTCTCGGGAAAAAGCATGGTTTTGGCTTAATGGGAGAAAAGTCGTTAACCGGCAGGGTTCCTCGTGTTCTAAAATCTGGTGTTCTGTGGATGTATAAGCACCACTCTGGTTAA
- a CDS encoding YuzD family protein translates to MKELRMTVYGAEVKCPSCINLPSAIETKEWLEAAVKRKFPETTIHFVYCDIFKPTTTEEKKFSEKIQNEDYFYPLVVINNEVVAEGNPKLRAVFEKIEAELNYSK, encoded by the coding sequence ATGAAAGAATTAAGGATGACCGTTTACGGTGCAGAAGTAAAATGCCCAAGCTGTATAAACCTTCCAAGTGCAATAGAAACAAAAGAATGGTTGGAAGCAGCTGTTAAGAGAAAATTTCCTGAAACGACGATACACTTTGTGTATTGTGATATTTTTAAACCAACCACGACGGAAGAAAAAAAATTTTCAGAAAAAATTCAAAACGAAGACTATTTTTACCCTCTCGTTGTCATTAATAACGAGGTGGTAGCTGAAGGTAACCCTAAGCTACGAGCCGTTTTTGAAAAAATTGAAGCTGAGTTAAATTATTCTAAGTAG
- a CDS encoding NifU family protein: MTTETMESQVQEVLDKLRPFLLRDGGDVELVDVEDGVVKVRLMGACGSCPSSTITLKAGIERALLEEVPGVTELEQVF; this comes from the coding sequence ATGACAACAGAAACAATGGAATCACAAGTTCAGGAAGTACTCGATAAATTGCGTCCATTTTTACTTCGTGATGGCGGGGACGTTGAACTTGTTGACGTAGAAGACGGCGTTGTTAAAGTGCGACTTATGGGAGCTTGTGGATCTTGTCCAAGTTCAACTATCACACTGAAAGCCGGAATCGAACGTGCTCTTTTAGAAGAAGTACCTGGAGTAACTGAATTAGAGCAAGTTTTTTAA
- a CDS encoding nucleotidyltransferase domain-containing protein: MKKNNFANRGEVELKLPSRKGVDSNGFIINPTGKDNIQSSFKPILNAIVSLLQELLTEKLHSIYVYGSVGRGEAKEGLSDLDLTVILHSSLTDAETRMLNNATARLLQNLKTISKVDYDLNLYQDVLAKENVYEHGFWLRHMCTCLYGEDLSVNFKRMKPNEKISLALNKNLLQVMTQYREILLQETLSASKKRTILKWMIRGVYLKINVQDESWSTKITENLSIIQQFFPDEPLFREVEPMLHSEGELSQEYLLTVVESFLNWYDKHG, encoded by the coding sequence ATGAAAAAGAACAACTTTGCAAATCGTGGAGAAGTAGAATTAAAGCTTCCAAGCAGAAAAGGCGTTGATTCTAATGGATTTATTATAAATCCTACTGGAAAAGATAACATTCAGTCTTCATTTAAGCCTATATTAAATGCCATTGTCAGCTTACTTCAAGAGCTATTGACTGAAAAGTTACACAGTATCTATGTGTATGGAAGCGTGGGGCGGGGAGAAGCGAAAGAAGGATTATCTGATTTAGATTTGACGGTTATTTTACATTCATCTTTAACAGACGCTGAGACTCGCATGCTTAACAATGCTACGGCTAGGCTACTACAAAATTTAAAAACGATTTCAAAAGTAGATTACGACTTGAATTTATACCAAGACGTATTAGCTAAAGAAAATGTATATGAGCATGGATTCTGGTTGCGTCACATGTGTACGTGCCTGTATGGGGAAGATCTATCCGTAAACTTTAAGAGGATGAAGCCAAATGAGAAGATAAGTTTAGCACTTAACAAAAACTTACTTCAAGTAATGACTCAGTATCGAGAAATACTCTTACAAGAAACGCTATCGGCGTCAAAAAAGAGAACAATTTTAAAATGGATGATCAGAGGAGTGTACTTAAAAATTAACGTTCAAGATGAAAGCTGGTCAACTAAAATAACTGAAAATCTCAGCATCATCCAGCAATTTTTTCCTGATGAACCGCTTTTCCGAGAAGTGGAGCCCATGCTTCATTCAGAAGGGGAGCTGTCACAAGAATATCTTCTGACAGTAGTTGAATCGTTTTTAAATTGGTACGATAAGCACGGATAA
- a CDS encoding D-glycerate dehydrogenase, whose amino-acid sequence MEEKPYVFVTRKVPATSLALLQEIAEVEVWPKEDEPVPYAVLKEKAKKATGLFTMLSDRIDGGLLAEAKQLKVVANLAVGFDNIDVEAATVHGVVVCHTPDVLSDTTADLTFALLMAVARRIVEAAEYVKKGDWQNWAPLLLAGHDIHHKTIGIVGMGRIGTAVAKRAKGFDMTVLYHNRTRDYEGERTIGASYVAFDELVSRSDFIVCLAPLTDETANLFTYNTFNQMKESAIFVNVSRGAVVVEEDLEKALENNLIAGAGLDVFREEPISHGHPLLRFPNVVALPHIGSASKETREKMASMSSGHIINVLKGEKPEAMVNDVYGRRGPNY is encoded by the coding sequence ATGGAAGAGAAGCCATATGTATTTGTGACTCGGAAGGTACCTGCAACATCCTTGGCTTTATTACAGGAGATAGCGGAGGTCGAAGTTTGGCCTAAAGAAGATGAACCGGTTCCCTATGCCGTCCTAAAGGAGAAGGCGAAAAAAGCGACTGGTTTATTCACGATGCTTTCAGATCGAATTGATGGAGGTTTACTAGCTGAAGCGAAACAGTTAAAAGTTGTGGCAAATTTAGCGGTAGGATTTGATAATATTGATGTAGAGGCAGCCACAGTACATGGAGTAGTTGTCTGTCATACTCCAGATGTTCTGTCCGACACAACTGCCGATTTAACTTTTGCTTTGTTGATGGCTGTAGCAAGGCGTATTGTTGAAGCCGCTGAATATGTAAAAAAGGGTGATTGGCAAAATTGGGCCCCACTGTTACTTGCAGGTCATGATATTCACCATAAAACAATTGGTATTGTCGGTATGGGCCGAATCGGAACGGCTGTTGCTAAAAGGGCTAAAGGATTTGATATGACGGTACTGTATCATAACCGTACAAGGGATTACGAAGGGGAAAGGACGATAGGTGCAAGTTATGTAGCATTTGATGAGCTCGTTTCAAGATCAGATTTTATCGTATGTCTGGCTCCTCTAACAGATGAAACAGCTAATTTATTCACGTATAACACCTTTAATCAAATGAAAGAATCAGCTATCTTTGTTAACGTGTCGAGAGGAGCGGTTGTAGTAGAAGAAGATCTAGAAAAAGCACTTGAAAATAATTTGATTGCAGGTGCTGGTTTAGATGTATTTAGAGAAGAGCCCATAAGTCACGGTCACCCTTTGCTTCGTTTTCCAAATGTCGTTGCTTTACCTCATATTGGAAGTGCAAGTAAAGAAACGCGTGAGAAAATGGCTTCCATGTCTAGTGGACATATTATCAATGTACTAAAAGGAGAGAAGCCTGAGGCTATGGTCAATGATGTGTATGGAAGAAGAGGACCTAACTACTAG
- the yutH gene encoding spore coat protein YutH, protein MLERQLYDYYRLDSDDIMYINDDIVVSAKGKLYLIRSSHFMINKKKFAEQLRMLDHLTARGESHLLVPVKAEGGNYVSLIDGQESVLFEIVNNFSDTSSVDTSIGRKLAQFHMRGEDYQPSFSPWLGVAWFAWQNRWIKRLEQLEEWFIKKQAEGHKTPADELFLLSFPYFLGMSENAIQMLTDMQSRHAFIIREGKGHTICHQRFEENTWLTTDSHHVSLYKVPTDFIYDHLTRDIAEYIRYIAATSAPLYEKKKRIHLFLTRYSHVRLLETADKTLLLARLCFPIHYYDVIEAFYQTIDSRKLSYLEKDMYRIINEADEYEAILNSVAAHCFREGHDRDVMPEWLLKKSFHTSDLV, encoded by the coding sequence TTGCTTGAGAGGCAGTTGTATGATTATTATCGATTAGATAGTGATGACATTATGTATATTAATGATGATATTGTGGTGTCAGCGAAAGGAAAATTATATTTAATTCGATCTAGCCATTTTATGATAAACAAGAAAAAATTTGCGGAGCAATTAAGAATGCTTGATCATTTAACGGCTAGAGGAGAATCTCATTTATTAGTCCCAGTGAAGGCAGAAGGAGGAAACTACGTATCGTTGATTGATGGCCAAGAATCCGTTCTGTTTGAAATAGTAAATAATTTTTCTGATACATCTTCAGTTGACACCTCGATTGGAAGGAAACTTGCCCAATTTCATATGAGGGGAGAAGATTATCAACCCTCATTTTCACCGTGGCTAGGAGTTGCCTGGTTTGCTTGGCAAAATCGTTGGATAAAGCGTTTAGAACAGTTGGAAGAATGGTTTATTAAAAAGCAGGCAGAGGGGCATAAAACGCCTGCCGATGAGCTGTTCCTCCTAAGTTTCCCCTATTTTTTGGGGATGAGTGAAAATGCGATACAGATGTTGACTGATATGCAGTCACGTCATGCCTTTATCATTCGAGAAGGAAAAGGTCATACCATTTGTCATCAACGTTTTGAGGAGAATACATGGTTAACCACAGATAGTCACCATGTTTCATTATATAAAGTGCCGACAGATTTTATCTATGATCATCTCACGCGGGATATTGCAGAATATATTAGGTATATTGCCGCAACATCTGCTCCCTTGTATGAAAAAAAGAAACGTATTCATCTGTTTTTAACTCGTTATTCCCACGTGCGTTTATTAGAAACAGCGGATAAAACATTGTTATTGGCTCGTCTTTGTTTCCCTATTCATTATTATGATGTTATTGAAGCCTTTTACCAAACGATTGATAGCAGGAAATTGAGTTACTTAGAAAAAGACATGTACCGTATAATCAATGAAGCAGATGAGTATGAAGCCATTTTAAATAGCGTGGCAGCCCATTGCTTTCGGGAAGGACATGACAGGGATGTTATGCCCGAATGGCTTTTAAAAAAATCCTTTCATACTTCTGACCTTGTTTAA
- a CDS encoding phosphatidylglycerophosphatase A — protein MMKKQKGMIEETARNWLLERGVTLKDIAELVYTLQSKYYPSLTLEDCLENVDSVLTKREIHNAILTGIQLDKLAEEKKLASPLQGIIERDEGLYGIDEIIALSIVNVYGSIGFTNYGYIDKVKPGILEKLNDKSFGCHTFLDDIVGAIAAAASSRLAHREAGEN, from the coding sequence ATGATGAAAAAGCAGAAAGGCATGATAGAAGAAACAGCTAGGAATTGGCTGTTAGAACGAGGGGTTACACTGAAAGATATCGCAGAGCTTGTATACACTTTGCAATCCAAATACTATCCTTCACTGACACTGGAAGATTGTTTAGAAAATGTAGATAGCGTTTTAACCAAAAGGGAAATTCATAACGCCATATTAACGGGGATTCAGTTAGATAAATTAGCCGAAGAGAAAAAACTAGCCTCACCTTTACAAGGCATTATTGAGCGTGATGAAGGCCTTTACGGCATTGATGAAATCATTGCTCTATCTATTGTCAATGTCTATGGTTCAATTGGATTCACAAATTATGGGTACATTGATAAAGTGAAACCAGGAATACTTGAGAAGTTAAATGACAAATCATTTGGCTGTCATACATTTTTAGATGATATTGTTGGAGCTATAGCAGCAGCAGCTTCAAGCCGACTTGCCCATAGGGAGGCTGGAGAGAATTAG
- a CDS encoding TIGR01457 family HAD-type hydrolase, which yields MHYKGYLIDLDGTMYRGEEKIDAASRFVKQLEERKLPYLFVTNNSSRTPEDVAAKLMSMDIPAKPEHVFTTSMATARYIEENYGKADVYMIGEEGLEQALEAQGHKLTDRQPKVVVMGIDRDLSYEKLAKACLAVRNGAAFLSTNGDTAIPTERGLLPGNGSLTSVIHVSTGVTPTFIGKPESIIINQALEVLGTQLKNTLMVGDNYQTDIMAGINAGMDTLMVHTGFTTPEQLKLEKTQPTYAINTLDDWTF from the coding sequence ATGCACTATAAAGGTTATTTAATTGATTTAGATGGTACGATGTATCGAGGAGAAGAAAAGATTGATGCTGCATCTCGGTTTGTAAAGCAACTGGAAGAAAGGAAGCTGCCTTATCTTTTTGTGACAAACAATTCTTCACGAACGCCAGAAGATGTGGCCGCAAAGCTTATGTCAATGGATATTCCAGCTAAACCAGAGCATGTTTTTACGACGAGTATGGCTACTGCAAGATACATAGAAGAGAACTATGGAAAAGCTGACGTTTATATGATCGGTGAAGAAGGTTTAGAACAGGCTTTAGAAGCTCAAGGTCATAAGCTTACAGATAGACAGCCAAAAGTGGTTGTGATGGGAATCGACCGAGACCTCTCTTATGAAAAATTAGCTAAAGCCTGTCTTGCTGTGAGAAATGGGGCGGCTTTTCTATCTACAAATGGAGATACAGCCATTCCTACAGAGCGAGGATTGTTACCAGGAAACGGCTCTTTAACTTCCGTGATTCATGTTTCCACAGGTGTAACGCCTACTTTCATTGGCAAGCCAGAATCAATTATCATTAATCAGGCGTTAGAAGTTTTAGGTACCCAGCTAAAAAACACATTAATGGTTGGGGATAACTACCAAACGGATATTATGGCGGGCATCAATGCCGGCATGGATACATTAATGGTTCATACAGGCTTTACAACACCTGAACAGTTAAAATTGGAAAAAACGCAACCGACATATGCTATAAACACGTTGGATGACTGGACTTTTTAA
- a CDS encoding ArsR family transcriptional regulator, translating to MATKTTSTRDQILELLKKNRQMTVSTIAKALSITEMAVRRHLNTLERDNIVETTLLRQAMGRPTNMYQLSTDGQEMFPREYSAFTLDLLRHIQEQEGLEKVKELFNYRRRALKLRYEKRMVLKDFPSKVRELEKIQNELGYMAEVTEEEDGSYLFKEFNCPVAAVAREFPMLCEAEIGLFKDLLNTESIQCHRCMATGQEIHCYYRIKQTDIN from the coding sequence ATGGCCACTAAAACCACCTCAACACGCGATCAGATCTTAGAGCTGTTGAAAAAAAACAGGCAGATGACTGTATCAACCATTGCCAAGGCGCTAAGTATTACGGAAATGGCAGTACGCCGCCACTTGAATACGCTGGAAAGAGACAATATTGTTGAAACCACTTTGCTGCGTCAGGCAATGGGACGTCCTACAAATATGTATCAATTATCTACTGATGGGCAAGAAATGTTTCCGAGGGAGTATAGCGCATTTACACTTGACTTATTACGACATATTCAAGAACAAGAGGGCCTTGAAAAAGTAAAAGAGTTGTTTAATTACCGGAGACGTGCTTTAAAACTTCGTTATGAAAAAAGAATGGTGTTAAAAGATTTTCCTAGTAAAGTCCGTGAGCTAGAAAAAATTCAAAACGAATTAGGCTATATGGCGGAAGTAACAGAAGAAGAGGACGGTTCTTATTTGTTTAAAGAGTTTAATTGCCCTGTTGCCGCTGTTGCTAGAGAATTTCCTATGTTATGTGAAGCGGAGATCGGGTTGTTTAAAGACCTTCTTAATACAGAAAGTATTCAATGCCATCGTTGTATGGCAACTGGACAAGAGATTCATTGTTATTATAGAATCAAACAAACAGATATAAATTGA
- a CDS encoding DUF86 domain-containing protein, whose product MYFVDRELLEKRLTYFEGLVADFKQLPKTPCRETSLMTERLCHMMIEVIMDAGNQMIDGFIMRDPGSYEDIIDILVDEHVLSEKEGQDIASLIPWRKELLQNYTELDVTKLFHAFQHNVESLSHYPDRLKKYLENELGPVSAFLPKKK is encoded by the coding sequence GTGTACTTTGTTGACAGGGAACTACTAGAAAAAAGATTGACGTACTTTGAAGGCCTAGTCGCTGATTTTAAACAATTGCCAAAAACACCTTGTAGAGAAACCTCACTTATGACGGAACGCCTCTGTCATATGATGATTGAGGTCATCATGGATGCGGGTAACCAGATGATTGATGGTTTTATTATGCGAGATCCCGGTAGTTATGAAGATATTATTGACATATTAGTCGATGAGCATGTCTTATCTGAAAAAGAAGGTCAAGATATCGCTTCGTTAATACCTTGGCGTAAAGAATTATTGCAGAACTATACTGAACTGGATGTCACAAAGCTATTCCACGCTTTTCAACATAATGTTGAAAGTCTTAGCCATTATCCTGACCGATTAAAAAAGTATTTAGAAAATGAACTTGGGCCTGTTTCAGCTTTTCTCCCAAAGAAAAAATAG